The genomic window AAGGAGGAAGTGACCTTTTTTTCAGTTTACCTTTGGATACTTGGAAGTACGGAGGccgataaaaataagaaaacttaccATTACGATCCACTGCACgttttgtgggggttttgttgttttcttgggGAGACCTGCTCATAGAAACTTGGGTTAGCTGTCCAGGAAGCAACCTTTTAACTTCGCCATTATAAAGCCATAGGTGAGGCATTTGGAAGCCATTGTTTTAGGCTTTGGGCAGTTTATCATTGAATATATTCCTAATGTACTTTCAGTGGGCTAGAAGCAGCATAAATCCATTAAGGCTTCTGGTTATCGAGGCTTGATGTGTTTGAGGTTGACTGGAGAGAACTATTTTTATGTAGACTAATTTCAAAGTATCTATGTGACAATCACTACatattgatatatgtatataaaatgctatatttgttttaaaagtttgtcTTCTGAAGCTTAAAATCAAATTTCACGTTAGCTCCGAAGAGTGAAATCCAAATAATAAAACTTGCAGTTCGTGTCCATTGTTACTCTGGTTTATTACTGCCTTTCTCTGTTAATTCTGAATTGAACACATGGCACCTTTGGTAGTTTTCCAAGGGGCTTCAGGTTACAAAAATTTGATTATGACAAGTGTTGGAAGGTAGCTTTGTATCGAGTCTCTTGATAAAAGAGGTAGATTTAGCTGTAGCGCAGATCTTTAAAATAGCGACTGATGAAAAAACCTAACTGAAGCTTGATTACTTTAAAAGCTACTGCTAATTGAAGCAAATAGGAGAAGGCTACTCTCCTAAAACTAGTTTCctaattaaattgaatataaGTGTTTTCAGTCATTTAGTGTTTGCCTTGAGGatcctttttttggttttggtgggggggcgggggtggtcaTGTTGCACAGGTAGCTGTGGTTTGGAATCAGACCGTCTTTGCATCTTTAGAGCACCAAAAAAGGTGGTCTGTGAAAATCGGACTCGGGgcctttaatttttgttgatGGCATTCTGTGTGTATCACTTCTCAAAGGTACATCTTAAGCTTGATATTCAAAAAAGGATGAGTCCAAAGGCCTTTGGAATTTTAGTCAATTTGGAGAGGTGTTTAAGAAGTATATATgtggttgatttcttttttttaaagtcatattatTTTCCCCCTAAGCACAAGAACAAGGAAATGGTGTTAAAGTAGGTAGAATAGTCCATAAGGGTTCTCTTTGGCCTTCATAGCGACCTTAATGTTCAACTTTGAAAATTACTACTCTGGATTTCTAGATTGCAAGAGGACCCACCTGTGGGTGTCAGTGGCGCACCATCTGAAAACAACATTATGCAGTGGAATGCAGTTATATTTGGGTGAGtggaaagatataaaaaatgataGGTATAgtaattcttttaagaaaagtgaATGTAGCAAGTAGGCAAAGAGGCTGAGGTGGAATTGAGGGCTCTTACAGAAACTGCaaagtaaattagaaaagaaattctgttaAGTATTTCTGCAGTTAACTAAAATTTGTGTtgtattatttatgattttacaaTCACTTTGGGTTTTAtctgataaaaattaaacaagaaaaggTAAATTATTGTACAGAATAAATTGTACCAAGCAAATGTTTATGCTTGCATTCTTTTGGAACTGTAAAAAGACTAAGAACTAAAAAATACCCAGAGCTTCCAGTGTGGCAAGAATTCATGAGAAATGTAtcacatgttatatatataacacttttttttttttttttaatagaggcaGGAgtagaggggggagagagagaaaatctcaagcagactccacaccacgTGCcaagcccaacgcagggctccatggcacaaccctgagatcatgacctgagcccaaatcaaccactgagctataTGGGTGCCCTGTATATATATgcctcttaatttaaaatttccttatgtcttttatttttctggacttgatctctttttctttcacactTTTTAAAACCAGGGGTTTGTACTAAAACCTTAAAGGTACACCTTCATAAACAATTCTGAGTAGCCATTGAATTAGTTATGAAACTATATTAAATACTAGTGGAAAAATGAGTGTAGTTTATTCTTCTAAAGAGATTatatttggggtacctgggtggctcagcagttgagcatctgcctttggctcaggtcttagaGTCCTAGAATGGGGTCCTGCATCAAGCaggaaccaccaccaccaccaccaccaccaccaccccacccctgccaatggagcctgcttctcccctctgcctatgtctctgcctctctctctctctctctctctctctcgtgaatgaataataaaatctttttaaaaatagattacatTAAATTCAGGCTAACATGCTTTGAGGTCCTGAATGTGCCTTGCAAGAAGAAATAACGCTTGATGGTGCTGCTTAGGAAAGATGAAATTGGGGTATGGAGGCAGGGAAAAGGTTTGAGCAAAAGAAAGTGGCTTTCTTGGTTACATCAGTTCTCTAGCTGTTTTGAACAAGAGGTGTTGCTTTGTTGGGAAGCAGGATGCTTGGTTTGGTGTTATATAATTATCTTGCAGGGGCATTTCCATCTTATTGATGTgaattgaaaatatgattttttctcttaagaatatACTTTTACAAAGTGACTGGTTGGTATTTATGAACTGAATTGGTGCTAAAACTATGAGGCTTGTCTTTGTAAATCCCCCCTAAAATGAAAACCTAGAATAGCTATCCTTTATGCCTATCTCTATAAAAATCTAGAGCTAAGATGGTACTAAACTATCAGTATCTTTAAAACTCCACAAATCATTAGAATAagccccctctttctctgtgtgtttatcCTTTTGactcttaaaaatcaagaaaaagaggggtgcctgggtggcttgtaTGGGCAACTGATTCATCATCTCACCTCaggttttaaaaggtttttttttttaatttttatttatttatgatagtcacacacacacacacacacacacacacacacacggtgcgggggggggggggggcgggcagagacataggcagagggagaagcaggctccatgcaccgggagcccgacgtgggattcaatcccgggtctccaggatcgcgccctgggccaagggcagacgctaaacagctgcgccacccagggatccctcacctcaGGTTTTAGATCTCTGGAGTTAGGCACTGTGTTGGGTTCTGCATTGGGCCTggaccctacttaaaaaaaaaaaaaaaaaaaaaaattaggaaaaggcAGAATGAAACATCTTTTAATCAGAAATCTTCTTGTTTTCAGACCAGAAGGGACACCCTTTGAAGATGGTAAGTCATTCTCAATTATGTTTTCTGTAATACTAGGACGCTGCGTTTAAGTAAATAATTGTTAACACCAACATACTTAAAACTATTTTCTGTATCAGCTTGACCACCTCCATTGCCAGTTCTTTGTGTTACTTTGGTATTTGGCTGTAGAACTGTAGGCCTAGATAGTAGGTTAATGGTGGATAATGGTGCTTTTTTAACATTGTTATCTATGTTGATAAAGTGTCAAGCTGAAATTGTTCTTAAACTTTCATAGCtgaggcatctggctggctcattcagtagagcacgtgactctgtCTCAGGGTTGTAAGGTCGAGCCTCACATttggtgcagagattacttaaaaataaaataactgaaatcttaaaagaaagtaagaaagaccTGCCAGTAGCTTCACATACAGTTGGCTTTTGACACCCATAAGTAGCATTCTGTGTATaatctttttacttcttaaatttagTATTTCCACCAAAAGCCAGGAAAATGGGAAACTGGTCCTGATACGTATTTATAATTGCACTTTTCAAATTGATTGTAATCGGGTTCTTAGATTTTCTCTAATTAcagcatagatttttaaaaattattgaacagatttgttttaattatcaaaatgtctccagaattaacccattgaaaatatttgaacaaagatactattttttaaggAGATAACCTGAATGCTTAATAGGGGAAAATGGTTAAGCAAATTATGAGGTAtctatattatggaatattatgtaCTTGTTGAAGAATAATAAGGCAAATCTGGACATATGTCTCGAGACAAAGTTTTAGAAAAACGTATATTTTTACTAAACACATATATCCAAGTGTGTGGGTATTAAAGGGTTATAAACCACACCATTATCAGTGGTTTCTTCTAAGTGGGGATAAGGAATTGAAGAGAAGTAGCTCTAAGGACTTCAGCTTTTTGCACTGTACCAGGGGTTCTCAGGTGGTCCATAAACCCCCTTCAAGTCCCTGAGACTTTCTTGGGTTCCTTATAATTAAAACTGTCTTTATAATTTaagacatttgtctttttttgctcTATCAGCGTTTGCAGTGATGGTACAAAAACATTAGTGGCTAAACTTGGACCTATGCAGTTTAGCATCTTGGTACAAATTAAGACTGTCTCTAAACTGTACTAATAGTCAttgtattctttgcttttttttttttttttttttttttttttttttttttttaaagattttatgtattagagaAAGGGCATAAatagtgggaggagcagaggtagagggagaagcaggcttcccactgagcagggagcccattgggctcaatcccaggaccctgagatcatgacctgagccacctaggcacccctattctttgcattttatttgttggttttagttttggttttttaagattttatttattcatgagagacaccgaaagagaggcagagacacaggcagagggagaagaaacaagctccatgcaaggagcctgatgtgggactccatcccaggaatccaggatcacaccctgagccaaaggcagatgctcaaccgctgagccacccaggcgtccctggttttgttttgttttgtttttaagtcatctctacacccaacatgtggggcttgaacccacacccctagatcaagagcctgactgagccagcctagTGCCCcatattctttgcatttttaaaaaactgtcattTTCGCTTAAAAATGTCTTGATAGCAAAGGAAATTCGTCTTGATGAAAAAAGtagatattattaattattgacttttgagtatgcatttttaaaatattctgtgtgaTTAAGTgggaaatacacataaaacacttctcttatgattttctggAGGCAAAGCACTTTTGCAATTGTTTTGAGTTGCAACTTACACTTTTTTTCATGGAACATTTTTACTTGAATGAGAGACAAATTGATAATTTAGACTCAACTGTTTAGACTCATAAGTGACTGAAATGAGCTGTTAGATCAAGGAAAGTAACTGACAGTATTGTTGCTGCTGATAAAATAATGGTTTCCCAGTACTTCAAGACTTCTCTGATAAACATCAGTAGGCAGTATTACCTAGTTGTTATATGTTTATGGATAGTGTGAAATGAAATGTGGCAACATTTACAAGATTTGTATAATTCATTGAaccaatattttctgaatgaccAATGTATCATGTTAGAAGATTATGGATGGATAAAACATTTATGCAATGAGTAACAGATTTTAGTTTAACTGATGCAAAAAGTTTATATTATTTCAGTCTACATTGCAGCTAACCTTTAAAAGCTTACCACTTCCTTAGTATAGTAACCAAAAAAAAGTATCTACAGTTATCtgagaaaactatgaaaatattttttcatttgtgtatttttgtgaggccttattttcttctatatctcATCCCAAAACAACATATTGCAACAAATCGAATGCAGAGGCAGCTgagagaatccagctgtcttgtATTAAGTCAATCATTTAAGATttgcaaaaaatgtaaaacagtgctAAGCTTTTTACTAACTTTGTGGGGAAATATATTACTTCTCATTAAATGTTACTCAGGTTATTTTGTAGTGAGTTTACAGTAattagtgaatttttaaaaattttctgagtTAGGGGTGCGTGATTggatcagttggtagagcatgtgattcttgatctcggggtcatgagttacAGCCTCacattgaaaatagaaattactttttaaggaAATTCATAAGTTAAATACTGTCTAATACAGGAAATACTAATAGTTAACATCCAATAGCACTGGAGGCAGTTTGTACGAGTTCATGAGAACAGATTGTTAAAAATTGGGGGAATTTCTGCAGGCTATTTATTAAAGAGccaatatttaaaagtgaaatgatttttcatctttggtggaaatacataaaatggtATGCTGTCCCATGTATCTCTTTCCAGCTTCACATTCAGTTGACTTCCCATTGGAAGCTTGGTGTTGGTTGGGAATAGGAGTATAAGGGGGTCCTGAGACTCCATAAAGTGGAaggaaaaaacttgaaaatggCTGTTCCATATTTTGTAGGctgaaattcttaaaattacatttttttaattaattaaaattcaaaccTTCAAAATTCAAGTTAGATACAAGGCTGTCTTCACTATTTAACTGTATGTTTCATAATAGTCTGATATAGTTGGAATATAAAATAGACAACAGATTTTGCTTGTATCTTTAGCTTCCCTCATCCCAAATTTCCAAAGggcaaaaaaaatgtaaaaaggtagaggttgggacacctgggtggctcagcagttgagcatctgcctttggttcagggcatgatcctgcggtcccaggatcaggtcccaaatcgggcttcctgcatggaagcctgcttctccctctcactgtgtctctgcctctcgctctgtgtctttcatgaataagtaaataaaaatctttaaaaataacagtaataataattttaaaagatttaaaaggtaGCGGTTGTATACCAAATATGCAAAGataaaatatcagataaaatagagaaGATTGTTTAGTTTTTCTAAAACTACATTGATGAAATAAGGGAAGAACCTTGTAGGGACATCTGGAATGTCTTTTATTGAGTTCATTAGGAAAAAGTCTCAATTTACCAAGTATGTTTAAGGGGCTGTAGTTAAAATACCTCTCCAACCTTCAGGTggatttcttcaaaataaaagaactctggataatgaataaatagaagtcTAAAAGACCTACCAAACCAGTAATAATGGTCATTTCTGCAAAACAGATTTGGAATTGGGAGTTGAGAGAGTTCTACTTTGTACCTTGTGAACAGATTGACTTTGTTagaaatgtgtaatttttttaaaagcctgtgtCTGTACTGACCATAAAATACTGCTTTGCAGAATGTACCACATTGGTCTATAGGCAGTTACACTAATACTTACTGGTTTTTGGCATATTTAAGTGCAAGGATTCATGTGTGGACAGAAGAGACCTTTTCGATTAATGTCCATGCCTCCAATCTAAGTCCTTTGTCATGTGGTCGTTAACCCCTCTTGAAATCTTTTACATACCCTCTTCTAAGCTATAATAAACTAGCTGTAGTTCCccaaatgtgcattttaaatttcagtagctagggccaaattgctttccaaaagtaTGGcagtttcacattcccaccaatagcacATCAAAGTGTGTTCCCAAGTGCTTGCCAATGCTGCATGTTACCAGTCTAACGTAAATCAAAGTATATTTAGTATGTTTTATGTGCTAAGGCAGAAGTGACATTAATTTTTGTATGGTTGTGCAAAAATTAGTATGGGTTGGGAATTCATTGatgaagagattaaaaattaatGCTTGTCTTTACCAtaattattttggtttgttttctatcTAGGTACTTTTAAACTAGTAATAGAATTTTCTGAAGAGTATCCAAATAAACCACCAACTGTTAGGTTTTTATCCAAAATGTTTCATCCAAATGGtaagtaacattttattaaacTTCACAaatgatggggggtggggatagttttttccttccttttaagagTTGACCCATACTTCTCACTGCTAGGGGCCACTTCTAGATATTGCTTCCATGTCAGTATTAGCTACATTTTTGGACCCTAGAATCTTTAGAAGGTTCCAAATTTCAGGTAAggttttaatactttttattttaagattttatatatttatttacgagagacccacagagaggagcagagacaacataggcagagggagaagcaggctcccttgtaGGAAGCCGGAagcaagactcaatcccaagaccctgggatcatgacctgagctcagatGCTCCtatacttttgattttaaaatactatccATGTGTAGAAATGTGAAGGATACCAAAAAGAACTTGTCACttaaaatttagcttttaaaaaacacaaaaaagggtgcctgggtggctcagtcagttaagcatctgctttcagcttgggtcatgatcccagggtgctgggattgagctccacatcaggctccctgctcagcggagagtcagcttctccctcctctcctcccaacttgtgctctttcactatttctgtctctctctctcagataaatattttttaaaaaacacaaattaatgcTTATACAAAATTGAGGTCATGTAtataaaatgacttattttaatatattgaacaTCTTTCCTTGTTAAATATCCtttgcatcatttttttcttttgcatcatTCTTAATGGCTGCAAAATGTTCTCTGCGATTATCATAATTAATGTATGTCCAGTTGgtgattttcaggtttttttttttttttgtaagacttttaaattttattttgagagactgCGAGCGTgagttgggagagggagaaagaatcttaagtaggctccacactcagcagagccTGCCttggggctctgtctcatgacccggagatcaagacctgaaccaaaatcaagagtcagttgcttaaccaactgagccacccaggtaccccaagttttttgtaattttatttaaagattttatttattcatttatgagagacacagagagagagagaggggcagagacataggcagaaggaagagcaggctccctgtagggagcctgataagggactcgatcccaggaccctgggatcacgacctgagccaaaggctcaaccactgaatcccccagatgcccctgtttgtAATTTTAAACAGCACTTTGAACATTCTTGAAAAATTTTCCCAAATACCTGTGAGAGTATTACagaataaatttttagaagtgGTATTATTGGGtaaaaaaattcatacattgagacgcctgggtggttcagcggttgagcatctgcctttggctcagggtgtgatcctggagtcccaggattgagtcccaaatcgggctcttgcagagaacctgtttctccctctgcctgtgtctcttcctgtctctctctctgtctttcatgaataaataaataaaatcttttttttttttaagttcatatgtttttaaggctttttaaaatatagttttccatttttttttctcgtttctattttcatttggagaaattttttttattcctatttaccATAAATGCTGAGTGACTCTGTGTAATTGATATGCTCTTCCGTAACTTCTTGTTCACTTCTAATGCATGTATATTTCTGGATTACAAAttagaaaagttattttccaaaatatttaagctTTCCATTTCGTAGCCTTTGCTCATTTAAATATGGACTTCTCCATCAGTTAACTTAGTTTTAGAAGGAGTCAGTTTACATTTATTCCACTTTAGTTTTGTCTGACTTAGACTTGTTATTGAATTGACCCACAATATAGTAAGGTTTTGTAAATCAAGGTGGGAAAGACTGTAGAATGTGCAGAGGGGATCTGTGTATAGGTGTAGTATTTTCATCCTTTTGTATTAACAATGGTTTATaacaatgtattatatatacattgtatTATATACAATTTAACAATGTATTATAACAAtggtttctctttgtcttttatcAGTAGTTTTATTAACTTTCTGGTCTACCTTTTAAACATCTTtacttgaaatataattcacGTATCAtgctgttcattcatttaaattttacaacTCAGGGAGTTTTGGTACAcggagttgtgcaaccatcaccctatcaattttagaacattttcatctccaAAAAAATCCCATGACAGTTGGCACTCACTCCCTTTTCTCCCAGCACCCTAGCCCTAGGCAGTTGTagtttctttatagatttgcctgttaggggggtgcttgggtggcttagttggttaagcatctgccctcgctcaggtcatgatctcagtgtcctaggATAGAGCCTGGATTGGCCTCCCACACTCAGTGgcaagcctacttctccctctccctctgcccttcctcctgcccatgttctctctctctatttgaaataaaatcttaaaaaaaaaaaagaaaaaaaaagattgccagTTATggacatttcattaaaatgaaatcttataataAATATAGTCTTTTGTGACTACTACTTTTAGCTGGGATAGTTTTtcaggattcatccatgttgtaactatatttattccatttccttttattgctgaaatTTCGTTTTATGGGTATATACTATactttgtttactcatttgtcagttgatgtttatttcttgtttgcttttgttttttttttttttttttttttttttaaatttttatttatttatgatagtcacagagagagagagagaggcgcagagacactggcagagggagaagcaggctccatgcaccgggagcccgacgtgggattcgatcccgggtctccaggatcgcgccctgggccaaaggcaggcgccaaaccgctgcgccacccagggatccctcttgtttGCTTTTGGATTACTTCTTAGAAGTAGTTACtagttcagaattttaaaatcattttgtacTTTTATGGATTTTACAGGGGTGATCATTGTTCTTTAGGCTTGCCAAGTTTGATGTTCATGCGGGATAAATACTAGGCAGTTGACTGGGCTGCTTTAAAGTGGAGCTTTAAATCTGCTCTAAAACTAGTAAGTCGGGCAGCcccgggtgtctcagcggtttagcgccgccttcagcccagggcgtggtcctagggtcctgggatcgggtcccgcgtcgggctccctgcatggagcctgcttctccctctacctgtgtctctgcccccctcccccgtgtgtctgtcatgaataaataaaatctttaaaaaacaaaacaaaaaactagtaaGTGGAAGTAGCTAGCACATGAATGGTGATTGAGGCCATGAGAGTGAATAACTATGCCCAGAAAGTATATATACAGGAGGGCAAGAAGGAAGAGGATTGAGAGGGCCCTGAGAAATGACagtatttagggatccctgagtggcgcaccggtttggcgcctgcctttggcccagggcgcgatcctggagactcgggatcgaatcccacgtcgggctcccggtgcatggagcctgcttctccctctgcctgtgtctctgcctctctctctctctctgtgactatcatgaataaataaataaaatctttaaaaaaaaaaaaaaaaagaaatgacagtatttagatataatttgcctcctcttccccccaaaaGCCTTACTTAGTTGTGTCTTTAGGTAGAGGATCTGGCTTGCTCCGTGAAACTTTCCAAAGTTTGAAAGTATaacatttaaatgcatttattctttGTCAACACAGCAGTTATGGAAATTTGTCATATAGACAGAGTCCCACAAGCAggtaaaaaaatttattcagtttCAGAGGGAGGAGAACCTTCCAaatattaaagacttaaaatctATTAATCActtgatttttagtttattttttgagTATGAAAGGAATGCATATCGTAAAAACAAATCCTGAAATACAAGAATCCTTTTATTTACAGAGAGCCAGTACTTATATTCTGGCATTTAGTCTTACAGATGTTTTGTGACTACACAAAATGTCAAAATAGTTACGTggttcaaatgaaaatatttaaatattttgtaaaaaaaaaggacatcctCTAAAAATGGAATCTTAGGTGTAATGCATTGTGGAGGTCTTTCTGCATTAGTTAACAGAAGGTAGATATGTATCATTTCTCTTGGCTACATTGCTGTTGGTTATGTGATATGAATGTACTATTATTTAGCCAGTCACTTCTTTATGAACCACAAGGTAGTTTCTAATTTTATACTCTTATAAACAGTATTACAGTGAACTTCCTATAAATAAAACTTCGTATGTTCACACTTACTTGTTTTAGAAGTAATTTCTGGGAATGTAATtatgatgttaaaaaataatttttttttccggAGCTTTATTTAAGGAATTTAGAAATAGGGGATTTAAAAAGATTGTATAGAAGATGggtatttgaaaaaatttaattgtAGCAAAGCCTCCTGacaaaaagatgcaaaataagAGACCTTAGTTATAACAGTGGTTTTTCTGTGAGACAAGAGGGTTTGGTAAATAATGTTCAAAACTTCTGACTGGGCCAAGCATTCTGTTTGTGGCAAAGATTTCTCTTTAACTGTTAAATATGATAAAGTCAATATGTAACCAATTTTAGTATTGTCTTTACAGTGTATGCTGATGGTAGCATATGTTTAGATATCCTTCAGAATCGATGGAGTCCAACATATGATGTATCTTCTATCTTAACATCAATTCAGGTAAGTGTATGTTAGGTTGCATcatgaattttcaaaattctgtggGATAGTCAGCTTCTTTAGGAGTCAGCTTCTTTAGGAGCAGTCTAAAGACCACATGAGCAAACTTTGCTTCCTAGCACCCATGTAACCAATATCACAGTTTAGATAATCCCATGATTTTCAGACAGCTggtctgcttttctgtctctctttctctctcttttttttttttttaggtttttattttatttattcatgagaaatagagagaggcagagggagaagcaggctccatacagggagcccgatgcgggactcgatcctggaaccccaggatcatgccccgagccaaaggtggattgctcaaccactgagccacccagacatccctggcCTGCCTTTCTCTTAGTGATCACATTGGATCAAACCTACAGTCATTTTCCTGGTCCTTGTGTAAATCAAGTGTTCTCACAGGTCAAGTATTATTTATGACCATCAAGGATAGctagaggatgtggagaaggaaaACTCTTCTTGGAAATAAAGATGATTGCTTAGAAAAACCATAGTGACCTCAGGAAACTGCCAAGTGCAGAGAAGCATTAAGTATGTTACCCCATCCaagaaatccttttttaaaaacagatagtGTAACCATTTGCCAAACCAGTCTGGCAG from Canis lupus familiaris isolate Mischka breed German Shepherd chromosome 11, alternate assembly UU_Cfam_GSD_1.0, whole genome shotgun sequence includes these protein-coding regions:
- the UBE2B gene encoding ubiquitin-conjugating enzyme E2 B — its product is MSTPARRRLMRDFKRLQEDPPVGVSGAPSENNIMQWNAVIFGPEGTPFEDGTFKLVIEFSEEYPNKPPTVRFLSKMFHPNVYADGSICLDILQNRWSPTYDVSSILTSIQSLLDEPNPNSPANSQAAQLYQENKREYEKRVSAIVEQSWNDS